A region from the Meiothermus sp. Pnk-1 genome encodes:
- a CDS encoding serine/threonine-protein kinase, with amino-acid sequence MSFRHLSRKDFKLEMLLGLGRFSQVYLAKAPDDTPVAMKIPRKEVRGDPKLAERFAQEVGLSLALSHKYLVRGLAGRPFGEEAFLALEYMSEGSLEDRLGHGTLPADEAKTCLQQIAAALIFLHDQGVIHQDVKPSNIYRNQGVYKLGDLGVARTRENYRPGERAGSPFYMAPELFAGGDPTPASDTYSFGVLAYELLTGRRPFKGETYEQLEYAHLHLPAAPTNLPQPLDRVLRGLLDKDPERRKTLKDFLATLAHPEVPPRAKEKPPEPPAKGKGLFGLFRKKG; translated from the coding sequence ATGAGTTTTCGCCACCTCTCGCGCAAGGACTTCAAGCTCGAGATGCTCTTGGGGTTGGGGCGCTTCTCCCAGGTGTACCTGGCCAAGGCCCCCGATGACACCCCGGTGGCGATGAAAATTCCCCGCAAAGAAGTACGCGGCGACCCCAAGCTGGCCGAGCGCTTCGCCCAGGAGGTGGGCCTCTCGCTGGCCCTCTCCCACAAATACCTGGTGCGGGGTCTGGCCGGGAGACCTTTTGGAGAGGAAGCGTTCTTGGCCCTCGAGTACATGTCCGAGGGCAGTCTGGAAGACCGCCTTGGCCACGGAACCCTGCCGGCGGACGAGGCCAAAACCTGCCTACAACAGATTGCCGCGGCCTTGATCTTTTTGCACGATCAGGGAGTGATCCACCAAGACGTCAAGCCCTCCAACATCTACCGCAACCAGGGCGTCTACAAGCTGGGCGACCTGGGCGTAGCCCGCACCCGCGAGAACTACCGCCCAGGCGAGCGGGCCGGGAGCCCTTTTTACATGGCCCCCGAACTTTTTGCCGGGGGTGACCCTACCCCAGCCTCCGACACCTACTCGTTTGGGGTACTGGCCTACGAACTCCTCACCGGCAGGCGACCTTTCAAGGGCGAGACCTATGAACAGCTCGAATACGCCCACCTCCACTTGCCCGCCGCCCCCACCAACCTCCCGCAACCGCTAGACCGTGTTTTACGGGGCTTGCTCGACAAGGACCCCGAGCGGCGCAAGACCCTTAAGGACTTCCTGGCCACGCTCGCCCACCCCGAGGTTCCGCCTCGAGCCAAGGAAAAACCGCCCGAACCTCCGGCCAAAGGCAAGGGGCTGTTCGGGCTGTTTCGTAAAAAGGGGTAG
- a CDS encoding metal-dependent hydrolase has product MLELRYLGHSAVYLSDGTTRIVVDPFLSGNPTASLKAEELEVDYVLVTHAHGDHWGDSLALAQKGATIIGTAEIGYYAERKGAKAIPMNIGGKFRAEWGSLKLTPAWHSSSFPDGTYGGMPTGIILELGGKRIYHAGDTALFSDMSLIGKHGIDLACLPIGDHFTMGPDEALQALELIRPKAVLPIHYNTFPPIVQDGEAFVARARLLGIEGRALKPGEVWSLG; this is encoded by the coding sequence GTGTTGGAACTTCGTTACCTGGGACACTCGGCGGTTTACTTGAGCGACGGCACCACCCGAATCGTGGTCGATCCCTTCTTGAGCGGCAACCCCACCGCCAGCCTCAAAGCCGAGGAGCTCGAGGTCGACTATGTCCTGGTTACCCACGCCCACGGCGACCACTGGGGCGATAGCTTAGCGCTGGCACAAAAAGGCGCCACCATCATCGGCACCGCCGAGATCGGCTACTACGCCGAGAGAAAAGGGGCCAAAGCTATCCCCATGAACATCGGGGGGAAGTTCAGGGCCGAGTGGGGTTCGCTCAAGCTCACCCCAGCCTGGCACTCTTCCTCTTTCCCCGACGGAACTTATGGCGGGATGCCCACCGGGATAATCCTGGAGTTGGGCGGGAAGAGGATCTACCACGCCGGGGACACCGCGCTCTTCAGCGACATGAGCCTTATCGGCAAACACGGAATTGACTTGGCTTGCCTCCCCATCGGGGACCACTTCACCATGGGTCCCGACGAGGCCCTCCAGGCCCTCGAGCTGATCCGACCCAAGGCGGTGTTGCCCATCCACTACAATACCTTCCCTCCCATCGTGCAAGACGGGGAGGCCTTCGTGGCCCGAGCCCGGCTTTTGGGAATAGAAGGGCGCGCGCTGAAACCAGGGGAGGTTTGGTCGCTAGGATGA
- a CDS encoding DUF3809 domain-containing protein: MTLERTFELRIPGSPAELLAPERVFGERPPFQGLHREGEHLVGELVAYTPLMGELRFPFRSHLQAEDAEHASLTALPLDEGAPPAFWAELSGEGTAVGGALAYTITVRLHARLPEGEKWGGKALRRMAEAAFQRTISRALEALNQR; this comes from the coding sequence ATGACCCTGGAGCGGACCTTCGAATTGCGCATTCCTGGCAGCCCCGCTGAGCTTCTGGCTCCCGAACGGGTGTTCGGCGAACGCCCTCCCTTCCAGGGCTTACACCGCGAGGGTGAGCACCTGGTGGGCGAACTCGTCGCGTATACCCCGTTGATGGGGGAACTGCGCTTCCCCTTCCGCAGCCACTTGCAGGCCGAAGACGCAGAGCATGCCTCTTTAACGGCGCTACCCCTCGATGAAGGTGCGCCCCCGGCATTTTGGGCGGAACTCTCCGGGGAGGGGACGGCGGTAGGAGGCGCGCTCGCTTATACCATCACCGTGCGGCTGCACGCCCGGCTCCCGGAGGGAGAAAAATGGGGCGGTAAGGCCCTCAGGCGCATGGCCGAAGCCGCTTTTCAGCGCACCATCAGCCGGGCGCTGGAGGCCCTCAACCAAAGATAG
- a CDS encoding DUF3248 domain-containing protein, which yields MEAALDDLLGKLGNHLVWRIGKAEGEEVLVVRVGLATATPHFAHLPRLRNIQDQEVEELLKSGAVRVEWVD from the coding sequence ATGGAAGCTGCGCTCGACGACCTTTTAGGAAAACTGGGCAACCATCTGGTCTGGCGAATCGGCAAGGCCGAGGGCGAAGAGGTCTTGGTGGTGCGGGTAGGCCTGGCCACCGCGACCCCACACTTCGCTCATTTGCCGCGGCTGCGCAACATACAAGACCAGGAGGTTGAAGAGCTGCTAAAGTCGGGCGCGGTGCGGGTGGAGTGGGTGGACTGA
- a CDS encoding class I SAM-dependent rRNA methyltransferase, protein MELSAKAKIRVSPKGASRLLARHPWVYKSDVQDGPPEPGLFPVYGPKGLLAWALWNPTSEIAVRAFCFGEVEDAEAALLTNLRLALERRRGALEQNPAGGYRLVHAEGDFLPALVLDIYAQHAVMQVGSAALEPLSDKLLKALLETLPVQSVLAKNDQRSRRLEGLPQEVKPLYGDVPDHVWVEEGPVRYRVDLREGQKTGAFLDQRDNRLRLAAFRGESALDVFSYHGSFALHLATNFSRVVAVDSSAEALRRAQENAAANRLGLETREANAFEFLREQEKQRHRYDLIVLDPPAFAKSRRDLERAYAAYKEVNLRAMKLLKPGGILATASCSHHLSEAMFYQMLSDAAADAHKSLRVVEKRTQGWDHPILLNVPETFYLKFALLEVQP, encoded by the coding sequence GTGGAGCTGTCCGCCAAAGCGAAGATCCGCGTGAGCCCCAAGGGGGCCAGCCGCCTGTTAGCCCGGCACCCTTGGGTCTACAAGAGCGACGTTCAAGATGGCCCCCCAGAACCGGGGCTGTTCCCCGTATACGGCCCTAAGGGCCTCCTGGCCTGGGCCTTGTGGAACCCGACCTCGGAGATCGCGGTGCGGGCGTTCTGCTTTGGCGAGGTAGAGGATGCCGAAGCGGCCCTGTTGACCAACCTCCGGCTGGCCCTCGAGCGCCGTAGGGGAGCGCTGGAGCAAAACCCCGCCGGGGGCTACCGGCTGGTCCATGCCGAGGGGGATTTCCTTCCCGCACTGGTGCTCGATATCTACGCCCAGCACGCGGTGATGCAGGTGGGCTCGGCCGCCTTGGAGCCGCTGAGCGATAAGCTGCTGAAGGCGCTGCTCGAGACCCTCCCGGTGCAGAGCGTGCTGGCCAAGAACGATCAAAGGAGCCGGAGGCTCGAGGGGCTCCCTCAAGAGGTAAAGCCGCTCTATGGAGATGTGCCGGATCACGTCTGGGTCGAGGAGGGTCCGGTGCGTTATCGGGTAGACCTTCGCGAGGGGCAGAAAACCGGAGCTTTCCTCGACCAGCGCGATAACCGGCTGCGGCTGGCGGCCTTCCGCGGAGAATCGGCCCTCGATGTGTTCAGCTACCACGGCTCCTTCGCCCTGCACCTGGCCACAAACTTCAGCCGGGTGGTGGCGGTGGATTCCTCCGCGGAGGCGCTCAGGCGGGCCCAGGAGAATGCCGCGGCCAACCGATTAGGGCTCGAGACGCGGGAGGCCAACGCTTTTGAGTTTTTGCGCGAGCAGGAAAAACAGCGCCACCGCTACGACCTGATCGTGCTGGATCCCCCAGCTTTCGCCAAAAGCCGGCGCGACCTCGAGCGCGCCTACGCCGCCTACAAGGAGGTCAACCTGCGGGCTATGAAACTCCTCAAGCCGGGCGGCATCCTGGCTACGGCCTCGTGCAGCCATCACCTGAGCGAGGCGATGTTCTACCAAATGCTCTCCGACGCAGCCGCCGACGCCCATAAAAGCCTGCGGGTCGTCGAGAAGCGCACCCAAGGCTGGGATCACCCGATCCTGCTGAACGTACCGGAGACTTTTTACTTGAAATTCGCCCTGCTCGAGGTGCAACCCTAA
- a CDS encoding V-type ATPase subunit subunit G family protein → MVASQGLIKSLAEQEQELARRLEEARRTAQAKLSEAEAEAARIEQAAQQSLRELESRYRAETAEMVARIEAEARQKAEAEAQAINSAAASKIAGAIQEVLKEVLP, encoded by the coding sequence ATGGTGGCTAGCCAAGGACTGATCAAAAGCCTTGCTGAGCAGGAACAGGAGCTGGCCCGGCGGTTGGAAGAGGCCCGCCGCACGGCTCAAGCCAAGCTCAGCGAGGCCGAAGCGGAAGCGGCCCGCATCGAGCAAGCAGCCCAGCAGAGCTTGCGCGAGCTGGAGAGTCGGTACCGCGCCGAGACCGCCGAGATGGTGGCCAGAATCGAAGCTGAAGCCCGGCAAAAGGCCGAGGCCGAAGCCCAGGCGATCAACTCTGCTGCGGCTTCTAAGATCGCGGGGGCGATTCAAGAGGTGCTCAAGGAGGTTCTACCCTAA
- a CDS encoding V-type ATP synthase subunit I yields the protein MEKLMVAGPKRLAKELLAELQRAGVVHIEPLRTEELGEYRLNADEDGELRRWEAVAAGAEHALGILGKAPTPTRPFSGGLSDAEAILKPWSERAEVLGRERAALEEELQAIQLFGSVAERLAGLTHGLDQSQRLAVIPFLVSKLEELEPLRAALQASLGERFLLEAEALPNQVAAVVVVLRRDLEAARAALSRQGLAELRFPGVYGNLPLTQAAARMRERSQLAPEELMGIREELAKLAKESQGALEALWTRAKDEAARLRSLADMAAGKYGFVLMGWVPQDAKGQVEAALGRLKDQIIYSFEPVDEHHEAHQVPVTLKNPAWAKPFELLHGFLNTPRYGGYDPTVMIALTFPFFFGMVVGDIAFGLLFFLLARLFAGYARRGETLEIGFLGAKMGPGVLGQLSKVLSWMAFWAVVWGFLYGEFFGTFLEKLHVFYDPHHHGEAGEAAKGLIPILINRLDFERTANFLIVISLAFGVFQVLYAFGIRAYYAYKHRHMSHFWEGLGYLAGLVGLVAFAYTFQTGKGAPLTYILLAVGLAIFLVSVFLARIPLMIAELPGKGGQILSYIRIYAVGVAGAVLYDLANQVGFGLAHSIGILGVLLGLLLGGLMVILITAVTLLGHVLQPIRLLWIEFASNFGFYDESGKPYRPFRSVGSESS from the coding sequence ATGGAAAAACTGATGGTGGCCGGACCCAAGCGGCTGGCCAAAGAGCTGCTGGCCGAACTCCAGAGGGCTGGGGTGGTGCATATCGAACCCTTGCGCACCGAGGAGCTGGGCGAATACCGCCTCAACGCCGACGAGGATGGCGAGCTGCGGCGCTGGGAGGCAGTGGCGGCGGGCGCCGAACATGCCCTGGGGATCTTGGGCAAAGCCCCCACCCCCACCAGGCCCTTTTCCGGCGGCCTCTCCGACGCCGAGGCCATCCTCAAGCCATGGTCGGAGCGGGCGGAGGTGCTGGGCCGCGAGCGGGCCGCTTTGGAGGAAGAACTCCAGGCCATCCAGCTCTTCGGCTCGGTGGCCGAGCGGTTGGCTGGGCTCACCCACGGCCTGGATCAGAGCCAGCGCCTGGCGGTGATCCCCTTCCTGGTGAGCAAGCTCGAGGAGCTCGAGCCGCTGCGGGCCGCTTTACAGGCTAGCTTGGGGGAGCGCTTTTTGCTCGAGGCGGAAGCCCTGCCCAACCAGGTGGCGGCGGTGGTGGTGGTGCTCCGCCGCGACCTCGAGGCGGCTCGCGCGGCACTTTCGCGGCAAGGGCTGGCGGAGCTGCGCTTCCCCGGGGTCTACGGGAACCTCCCGCTGACCCAGGCCGCGGCCCGGATGCGCGAGCGTAGCCAGCTGGCTCCCGAGGAGCTGATGGGCATCCGCGAGGAGCTGGCCAAGCTCGCCAAGGAGTCCCAGGGGGCTTTAGAGGCGCTATGGACCCGTGCCAAGGACGAGGCGGCCCGCCTGCGTTCGCTTGCGGATATGGCCGCGGGCAAGTACGGCTTCGTCCTGATGGGATGGGTGCCCCAGGATGCCAAGGGGCAGGTGGAGGCCGCTTTGGGTCGGCTCAAGGACCAGATCATCTATAGCTTTGAGCCGGTAGATGAGCATCACGAGGCTCACCAGGTTCCCGTGACGCTCAAAAATCCCGCCTGGGCCAAGCCTTTCGAGCTGTTGCACGGCTTCCTTAACACCCCTCGCTACGGCGGCTATGACCCCACGGTGATGATCGCCTTGACCTTCCCCTTCTTCTTCGGCATGGTAGTGGGCGATATCGCCTTTGGGCTGTTGTTCTTCCTCCTGGCGCGGCTTTTCGCCGGGTACGCCCGTCGCGGTGAGACCCTCGAGATCGGCTTCCTGGGAGCAAAAATGGGGCCGGGGGTGCTCGGTCAGCTCTCCAAAGTGCTCAGCTGGATGGCTTTCTGGGCGGTGGTGTGGGGGTTCTTGTACGGCGAGTTCTTCGGGACTTTCCTCGAGAAGCTCCACGTCTTCTACGATCCTCACCACCACGGCGAAGCTGGCGAGGCGGCCAAGGGGCTGATCCCAATCCTTATCAACCGCCTCGATTTCGAGCGCACCGCCAACTTCCTGATCGTGATCAGCTTGGCCTTCGGGGTGTTCCAGGTGCTTTACGCCTTCGGTATACGGGCTTATTACGCCTACAAGCACCGGCACATGTCCCATTTCTGGGAGGGGTTGGGCTACCTGGCAGGGTTGGTAGGGTTGGTGGCTTTTGCCTACACCTTCCAAACCGGGAAGGGGGCGCCCCTCACCTACATCCTGCTCGCCGTGGGTCTAGCCATCTTCCTGGTGTCGGTGTTCCTGGCCCGCATCCCGCTGATGATCGCGGAGCTTCCCGGTAAGGGTGGGCAGATCCTCAGTTACATTCGTATCTACGCGGTAGGGGTAGCAGGGGCGGTGCTCTACGACCTGGCCAACCAGGTGGGCTTTGGCTTGGCCCACAGCATTGGCATCCTGGGCGTCCTGCTCGGCTTGCTGTTGGGCGGGTTGATGGTGATCCTCATCACCGCGGTCACGCTGTTGGGGCACGTGCTCCAGCCGATCCGTTTGCTGTGGATCGAGTTTGCTTCCAACTTCGGTTTCTACGATGAGAGCGGCAAACCCTACCGGCCTTTCCGGTCGGTGGGGAGCGAATCCTCTTAG
- a CDS encoding F0F1 ATP synthase subunit C has product MAKKVLTVLAFVLVAALALAQEAAGGASAAMKDGLKAIGMGLALGLGALGTGVAQSAIGAAALGSVVEDRRNIGFAFIFFLLPETLVIFGFVGFFLLRGL; this is encoded by the coding sequence ATGGCAAAGAAAGTTCTCACGGTGTTGGCGTTTGTTCTGGTTGCGGCGTTGGCTTTGGCGCAGGAGGCTGCCGGGGGCGCTTCGGCGGCGATGAAGGACGGCCTGAAGGCCATCGGCATGGGCTTGGCGCTGGGCTTAGGCGCCCTGGGTACCGGCGTGGCCCAGTCGGCCATCGGGGCGGCGGCTTTGGGAAGTGTAGTAGAAGACCGTCGCAACATCGGTTTTGCTTTCATCTTCTTCCTGCTGCCCGAAACGCTGGTGATCTTCGGCTTCGTAGGCTTCTTCTTGCTGCGTGGTCTGTGA
- a CDS encoding V-type ATP synthase subunit E: MSKLEDILKQEVSSEIASITAEAEAKARAIVEEAQGRAEALKASRLKALEVERQAALRRAESAAELVVNQARIRSRGQIVDQVKAGVRQALAALPSQPDYPAILAKLAEEALRGVDKPEALVVNPADAPHLESWAKDKGLELRTDPSVRLGVRLTSAGEKFYVENTLAERLERSWEALSAKAVKAIWG, translated from the coding sequence ATGTCCAAACTCGAGGACATCCTCAAACAAGAAGTAAGCTCGGAAATCGCCTCCATCACCGCAGAGGCCGAGGCCAAGGCCCGGGCTATTGTGGAGGAGGCCCAGGGCCGGGCTGAAGCCCTCAAGGCCAGCCGCCTAAAAGCCCTCGAGGTCGAACGTCAGGCAGCCCTGCGGCGGGCCGAAAGCGCGGCTGAACTGGTGGTGAACCAGGCCCGGATTCGCTCGCGTGGACAGATCGTAGACCAGGTAAAGGCCGGGGTGAGGCAGGCCTTGGCGGCCCTGCCCTCGCAGCCCGACTACCCCGCCATTCTTGCCAAGCTCGCCGAGGAGGCTTTGCGTGGGGTGGATAAGCCCGAGGCCCTGGTGGTCAACCCCGCCGATGCTCCGCATTTGGAGAGCTGGGCCAAGGACAAGGGGCTCGAGCTCAGGACCGACCCCTCGGTTCGCTTGGGGGTGCGCCTGACCTCGGCGGGGGAGAAGTTCTACGTGGAAAACACCCTCGCCGAGCGCCTCGAGCGGAGCTGGGAGGCTTTATCGGCCAAAGCCGTCAAGGCGATTTGGGGGTAG
- a CDS encoding V-type ATPase subunit, translating to MVSFAYLNARVRNRRSQVLPESFFQQALNQSFPEFVRALGDSIYGPDLVGDGLTDVDRAVSSHLARTVADLPEMVTGSEREAVALALLRADLTNLKAILRGKAMGQSPEEIKARLSGGTLPEVLVGAMLQAPDVPSVAQVLQLPTHPLAKALRAAAARTQDLLEIEVALDRDFFAYSLEKARRLGQAFLASYFTLEVDAINLSTAFKLQALGVSAEPERYFVPGGSLVTPVLFSRVASGDLGAMESLAATPLAPAASARDLAALERGLRRALLNKALQGGRDTLGAGMALAYIREKEWEAARVRLLARRAFYNLPVAAIEKEVFL from the coding sequence ATGGTGTCCTTTGCCTACCTCAACGCCCGGGTGCGCAACCGCCGGAGCCAGGTTCTTCCGGAGAGCTTTTTCCAGCAGGCGCTGAACCAGTCGTTCCCGGAGTTCGTGCGCGCCCTGGGGGACTCCATCTACGGCCCCGACCTGGTAGGGGATGGGCTAACCGACGTGGACCGGGCGGTCTCCAGCCACCTGGCCCGCACCGTGGCCGATCTTCCCGAGATGGTCACCGGGAGCGAGCGCGAGGCGGTGGCGCTGGCCCTCCTCAGGGCTGACCTCACCAACCTCAAGGCCATCCTGCGCGGCAAGGCTATGGGGCAAAGCCCCGAGGAGATCAAGGCCCGGCTCTCCGGCGGCACCTTGCCGGAGGTGTTGGTAGGCGCCATGCTGCAAGCCCCGGATGTACCCTCGGTGGCCCAGGTGCTGCAGCTGCCCACCCACCCCCTGGCCAAGGCGCTGCGCGCCGCCGCCGCTCGAACCCAAGACCTCCTCGAGATCGAAGTGGCCCTAGACCGGGATTTCTTCGCCTATTCGCTGGAAAAGGCTCGGCGGCTGGGTCAGGCCTTTTTGGCCTCGTACTTCACGCTCGAGGTGGACGCGATCAACCTCTCCACCGCTTTCAAGCTGCAGGCTTTGGGGGTGTCGGCGGAGCCCGAGCGCTATTTTGTGCCGGGGGGGAGCCTGGTCACCCCGGTGCTCTTTAGCCGGGTGGCCTCGGGGGACCTGGGCGCTATGGAGAGCTTGGCCGCGACGCCTTTGGCCCCGGCGGCTTCGGCCCGCGACCTGGCGGCTTTGGAGCGCGGGCTGCGCCGGGCGCTTTTGAACAAGGCCCTGCAGGGTGGGCGCGACACCCTGGGGGCGGGGATGGCGCTGGCCTATATCCGCGAGAAAGAGTGGGAGGCAGCCCGGGTGCGGCTTCTGGCCCGGCGGGCCTTTTACAACTTGCCGGTCGCGGCTATCGAAAAGGAGGTCTTCCTGTGA
- a CDS encoding V-type ATP synthase subunit F, whose product MKIAVLTDPDTATGFRLAGLEAVSASPADAVAKLTEMITSNRYALIAVDEGLLPDPNRAVERVMRAREVPVLLSLPNLLSAFSGATDAKLYMRRLVRDTIGFDIKL is encoded by the coding sequence GTGAAGATTGCCGTGCTTACCGACCCCGATACCGCCACCGGTTTCCGCTTGGCGGGGCTCGAGGCGGTCTCGGCCAGCCCGGCTGATGCGGTGGCCAAGCTTACCGAGATGATCACCTCCAACCGTTATGCGTTGATCGCGGTGGACGAGGGGCTGCTCCCTGATCCCAACCGCGCCGTCGAGCGGGTCATGCGCGCTCGCGAGGTGCCGGTACTCTTGTCCTTGCCCAACTTGCTCTCGGCCTTTAGCGGGGCGACCGACGCCAAGCTCTATATGCGCCGGTTGGTGCGGGATACCATCGGCTTTGACATCAAGCTGTAA
- a CDS encoding V-type ATP synthase subunit A translates to MGTIKKIAGPAVIAENLEGAKMYDIVRVGKEKLVGEIIRLDGETAFVQVYEDTNGLQVGEEVITTGLPLAVELGPGMLNGIFDGIQRPLDKIQEASGMYISRGIEVSPLDRSKKWPFTPMKKVGDEVKGGDVLGTVPEFSFTHKILVPPDKAGRIKRIVGPGEYTIDDPIAELEDGTVLRLSHRWPVRKARPIQRKLDPDEPFLTGMRILDVLFPLAAGGTAAIPGPFGSGKTVTQQSIAKYGDADIVVYVGCGERGNEMTDVLVEFPELEDPKTGGPLMHRTILIANTSNMPVAAREASLYTGITVAEYFRDQGYKVSLMADSTSRWAEALREIASRLEEMPAEEGYPPYLASRLSAFYERSGKVVTLSGEQGAVSVIGAVSPAGGDFSEPVTQATLRITGGFWALDAQLARARHFPAINWARSYSLFLNILEPWYRQNVAPDYPELRTQLITLLQREADLQQVVQLVGPDALQDAERLTLEIGRIAREDFLQQNGFDPVDASCSMSKAYGMMQMIVSLHKAAEAALQRGATIADFLSDPVIEKIGRARYVPEAEFPAYKAEFDKALEGAFKVRA, encoded by the coding sequence GTGGGAACCATCAAAAAAATCGCAGGACCTGCGGTGATCGCCGAAAACCTTGAGGGCGCCAAGATGTATGACATCGTACGCGTCGGCAAGGAGAAGCTGGTGGGGGAGATCATCCGCCTGGACGGCGAGACCGCTTTTGTGCAGGTCTACGAAGATACCAACGGGCTCCAAGTGGGCGAAGAGGTCATCACCACTGGGCTTCCGCTGGCCGTAGAGCTGGGGCCGGGGATGCTCAACGGCATCTTCGACGGTATCCAGCGCCCCCTGGACAAGATCCAGGAGGCCTCCGGCATGTACATCAGCCGGGGGATCGAGGTAAGCCCTCTCGACCGCAGCAAAAAGTGGCCCTTTACCCCCATGAAAAAGGTGGGCGATGAGGTGAAGGGGGGAGACGTACTGGGTACGGTGCCGGAGTTCTCCTTCACCCACAAGATCCTGGTCCCGCCGGACAAGGCGGGCCGGATCAAGCGCATCGTGGGGCCGGGCGAGTACACCATTGATGACCCTATCGCCGAGCTCGAGGACGGCACCGTGCTGCGCCTGAGCCATCGCTGGCCGGTGCGCAAGGCTCGGCCTATTCAACGCAAACTCGACCCCGACGAGCCCTTCTTGACGGGGATGCGCATTCTCGACGTGCTCTTTCCGCTGGCGGCGGGCGGTACTGCGGCCATTCCCGGCCCCTTTGGTTCGGGGAAGACCGTGACGCAGCAGTCCATCGCCAAGTACGGCGACGCCGACATCGTGGTCTATGTGGGTTGCGGCGAGCGCGGCAACGAGATGACCGACGTGTTGGTGGAGTTCCCTGAGCTCGAGGACCCCAAGACTGGGGGCCCGCTCATGCACCGCACCATCCTCATCGCCAACACCTCCAACATGCCGGTGGCGGCCCGCGAAGCCTCGCTCTACACCGGGATCACCGTGGCCGAGTACTTCCGCGACCAGGGCTATAAGGTTTCCCTGATGGCCGACAGCACCAGCCGCTGGGCCGAGGCGTTGCGCGAGATCGCCAGCCGCCTGGAGGAGATGCCGGCGGAGGAGGGTTACCCCCCTTACCTCGCCAGCCGCCTCTCGGCCTTCTACGAGCGCAGCGGCAAGGTCGTCACCCTTTCAGGGGAGCAGGGGGCGGTTTCGGTGATCGGCGCGGTAAGCCCGGCGGGCGGAGACTTCTCCGAGCCGGTCACCCAGGCCACGTTGCGCATCACCGGAGGGTTCTGGGCCCTCGATGCCCAGCTCGCGCGCGCCCGGCACTTTCCCGCTATCAACTGGGCCCGCTCGTATTCCTTGTTCTTGAACATCCTCGAGCCCTGGTACCGCCAGAACGTGGCCCCTGACTACCCCGAGCTGCGCACCCAGCTCATCACCCTCCTTCAGCGGGAAGCCGACTTACAGCAGGTGGTGCAGCTGGTGGGGCCGGACGCCCTGCAAGACGCCGAGCGCCTCACCCTCGAGATAGGCCGCATTGCCCGTGAGGACTTCCTGCAACAAAACGGTTTCGATCCGGTGGACGCCAGCTGCTCGATGAGCAAGGCCTACGGCATGATGCAGATGATCGTGAGCCTGCACAAGGCGGCTGAAGCGGCCTTGCAGCGCGGGGCCACCATCGCCGATTTCCTCTCCGACCCGGTGATCGAAAAGATCGGCCGGGCCCGCTACGTCCCCGAGGCCGAGTTCCCCGCCTACAAAGCCGAGTTTGACAAAGCGCTCGAGGGCGCGTTCAAGGTGAGGGCCTAA